From the genome of Deltaproteobacteria bacterium, one region includes:
- a CDS encoding N-acetyltransferase: MHASIHPTAIIEDRVEIGPGSAIWDNVHIRHSTRIGEECIIGEKSYVAYGVQIGNRVKINAFVYICTAVTIEDGVMISAGTIFTNDRFPRATTSDLRQLRPSEPDEHTLPTLVRAGATIGAGSVIGNDLTIGRFAMVGMGSVVTKSVPDFHLVIGHPAVSVGCVCRCGQLLERFSPQTCTEHTLTCHVCGLSYVITNRVVTELSPPA, from the coding sequence ATGCATGCCTCTATCCACCCCACAGCAATTATCGAAGACCGCGTTGAGATTGGTCCAGGTTCGGCGATCTGGGACAACGTTCATATCCGTCACTCTACACGTATTGGCGAGGAGTGCATCATTGGTGAGAAAAGTTACGTTGCTTATGGGGTGCAGATTGGCAACCGAGTGAAGATCAATGCCTTCGTTTATATCTGTACTGCGGTGACGATCGAAGACGGCGTGATGATTAGCGCGGGGACGATCTTTACCAACGATCGCTTTCCCCGTGCGACAACGAGTGATCTCCGTCAGCTTCGTCCTTCGGAGCCCGATGAGCACACGTTGCCAACTCTCGTGCGTGCAGGTGCAACCATCGGTGCTGGGAGTGTGATTGGCAATGATCTGACGATCGGGCGATTTGCGATGGTCGGGATGGGATCTGTGGTGACGAAGTCTGTGCCTGACTTTCATCTGGTCATTGGTCACCCTGCGGTGTCTGTCGGCTGTGTCTGTCGTTGTGGACAATTGTTGGAGCGATTTTCACCGCAAACCTGCACGGAACATACGCTGACCTGTCATGTCTGTGGACTGAGCTACGTCATCACTAACCGTGTTGTGACTGAACTATCCCCACCTGCCTAA
- a CDS encoding Gfo/Idh/MocA family oxidoreductase: MNDDALRFGIIGAGGIARSYGLAFAECQDARLVAVADVRPEAAQALAEVFGCKHFSSYEDMAEKTALDAVVVCSPPATHAAASIYFLERRMHVLCEKPFSVDVESAKRMVDTARRMRTRLTMASKFRFAEDVIRARSIVVSGILGEIVLFENAFTSRIDMSTRWNSDPEISGGGVLIDNGTHAVDLMRYFLGPLAEVQVVEGKRIQKLPVEDTVRIFVRSVSGVMGSSDLSWSIDKELDSYLMIYGSHGTVSVGWKESKYRQSSSREWISFGKGYDKIQAFRRQIENFCRAIRGEDKLVITPEDALASVEVVAAAYNALRRSQWTAVDHRREPLLEGIKLEPAIAAL; encoded by the coding sequence ATGAACGACGACGCGCTGAGATTTGGCATTATTGGAGCGGGGGGCATTGCTCGGTCGTACGGCTTGGCATTTGCCGAGTGTCAAGATGCACGATTAGTAGCGGTAGCGGACGTGCGTCCTGAAGCGGCGCAGGCATTAGCAGAGGTGTTTGGCTGTAAACATTTCTCGTCGTATGAAGACATGGCGGAAAAAACGGCACTTGACGCCGTCGTTGTGTGTTCACCGCCAGCCACGCATGCTGCGGCTTCGATATACTTTCTTGAACGCCGTATGCATGTGTTGTGCGAGAAGCCATTTAGCGTTGACGTCGAGAGTGCCAAACGCATGGTCGATACGGCGCGACGGATGCGAACACGACTGACGATGGCATCGAAGTTTCGCTTTGCGGAAGATGTCATTCGTGCTCGCAGTATCGTGGTGTCCGGTATTCTTGGCGAGATCGTGTTGTTCGAGAATGCTTTTACTTCACGTATCGACATGAGTACGCGGTGGAATTCTGACCCCGAGATCAGCGGTGGCGGAGTGCTGATTGATAACGGTACCCATGCTGTCGACTTGATGCGTTATTTCCTTGGTCCGTTGGCTGAAGTGCAAGTTGTCGAAGGCAAACGCATCCAGAAGTTACCCGTGGAAGATACGGTACGCATCTTCGTACGCAGTGTCAGTGGGGTTATGGGTTCAAGCGACTTGTCCTGGAGTATCGATAAAGAACTTGACAGTTATCTCATGATTTACGGTTCGCATGGCACGGTATCGGTCGGTTGGAAAGAATCGAAATATAGACAGTCATCCAGTCGAGAATGGATTTCCTTCGGCAAAGGCTACGACAAGATTCAAGCGTTTCGTCGTCAGATTGAGAATTTCTGCCGCGCTATTCGTGGCGAAGATAAGCTCGTCATTACGCCGGAAGATGCTCTGGCGTCGGTCGAAGTCGTGGCTGCTGCCTATAATGCTCTGCGTCGGAGCCAGTGGACAGCGGTAGATCATCGACGAGAACCGCTCTTGGAGGGCATCAAGTTAGAGCCGGCAATAGCAGCACTATAG